A window of Colletes latitarsis isolate SP2378_abdomen chromosome 11, iyColLati1, whole genome shotgun sequence genomic DNA:
gaagatttctgaaatttcgaatggccttgacctactttcgaaattgggtcaaggccatccggatttccaggtcggccggaagatttctgaaatttcgaatggccttgacccactttcgaaattgggtcaaggccatccggatttccaagtcggccggaagatttctaaaatttcgaatggccttgacctactttcgaaattgggtcaaggccaaatccggatttccaagtcggccggaagatttctgaaatttcgaatggccttgacccaatttcgaaagtgggtcaaggccaaatccggattctcaaactgcccagaatttttctaagattcgaatggccttgacccactttcgaaactgggccaaggtcaaggtcaaattcggatttccaaagtccctggaacatttctaaaatgctggtgaacttgcgaagaaggtggtacgcatcttataggtaagagaatgatttggagaggaacagaacggtaaaaaatgatgagaacacattgaatactttgaaattatatcatttattgccatagatttacgttatacaaaaatttaatacatataaacatattatattatattacatcctgtcacaagttgtcagcaacggtcagcagtggtcagcgatggtcagctgacgtcgggagatgttggcagaggccagcgtaGGACGGGAGATGCTgggagaggtcagcagagggtggcagtagccagtagtaatcgttgtacgttgccagaaatataagcggtggtcagcagtggtcagcagcggtcagcagaggccaacggaggccagcagaggcatgcagatgcaagtagagtccagcaggggcaagcagtaacaagtagcaatcgttatacgttgtcggaagcatcaggggtggtcagctgtggtcagcagaggctagcagtggcaagcagtggcaagcagagtccagcaggggcaggcagtagcaagttgtaatcgttatacgttgtcagaagtatcaggagtggtcagcagcggtcagcagagtctagcagaggcaagcagagatcaccaggggcgaatagtagcaattagtaagcgttatatgttgtcggaagcatcagaggtggtcagcagcggtcagcagaggcctcaaaggcatgcacaggcaagcagaaacctgcaaaggcaagcagagacttgtaggggcatgcagtggtAAGTATTAATcattatacattgtcagaaatacctgcagtggtcagtagtgttcggcagaggccaggaaagttcagcagagacaagcacacgctgacagagatcagtaaagaccaacagaggttagcagaagtcagtagtaatcgttataggttgtcagaaatataagcggtggtcagcagaggccagcagaggctgggagaggctaacagtatccagtcgtaatcgttatacgttgtcagaaattccaggagtgttcagcagcggtcagcagaggccagtggagacctgttgacgagaggtcggatattaattgttcaagagcgagaagggaagtgtgagcctttctctctcgactcccacgagacggtccgaacttactttgggcaacttcggagaatcgagaaagagagcatgcgtcattttgcctttgtcaggtttccgaaactccacgagcttacGTTCGCGTGATCTGGCAGAGTTAAGTAGTGCACCCGGTGCTCAATCTGGCATCTTTGTCCGGGACTCTGTCTTGACTCTGGCATCTCTGTGCAGAATATGAATGACCCTAGCGCGATCCAGGCGCCACCTGTAACCCTCTGAGtatttataaaatgttgaattcaaaaatttctgaTAAAAAAAAGCAATTATCTTCTTTTAAATAGACGAAATATAGAAATATGAAGTGCCTTATATTTTCATCCAGTACTGTAGCAAAGTCTTAGTCGATGAAAGTTTATCATTTGTGACTACAGACGTGATCTATAGCTACTaactttcataatgacaaaaaatgtcaGCGTAATGAGAGCAGCACAGACAAATATTCTCCGAGCAATCGATCACCAGTTCGGTTCGAAACTTTATCAGAGACTGTAGTTTCCCTTACTTGAAAATCGTTCAAAAGTGTTCATAATCGAAGTAATTAAGTCGGTGATATGCTTCGATTGGTTACTTTACAACTGGTTTTATTTCTCTTCGTCGTTACGAGCGCTAGAAAACAAATGATTAAAATTTCGCCAGGTAgtctattaatttattttaacacgaacgcatacttggtgacaaaATTTACTAATAAATATCAAGTTTTCAAACATCAATGACGCAATTATTTAGTTAAAGAATAGTAAGTTCAAAAGTAGCGAAAGACTATCGAGAACATAATATGTTAAAGGAAAATTATAAAGCAAACGTAGCATATTTAGAATATCGAAGTATCTAAAAACCTACTAACGTTCTTTAGTTTATAACATTGCAATTAATAAGGACGAATTATCTGTTAAACAATGCCATTTAATAAGTGAACCGTAATCTTCACATTTCCAACTTACAGAGGTGTTCtactgtattatttattttattgtaaacCTTTAGAACAatcgattttttaattaattagtaTGATGAGACGTTAAGGAAAATGAATCTGGATGACGCCCATGAATTTCGATTAGATTACAAAATATATACTACgacgaatttttaattaaatagtaTCTAACTGTCTAAATGATctcgtagaaaatttcaaaaatttggtctggcagtcaatGCGTCAATCTATGAAAATGGTAAAAATGTTACAGATGCGGTCGAAGAATTACGAGGAAAGACCGTCGATGAAGGTCTTCAAGGAATTGCAGTGCAAAAACAACTGTTTCGGTAAGTATAATACAGAATCGATTTGagcagaaaaaagaaaaaaaaatatggcgtcgcctcccatgctcgccaccagagggatctcGCTCACACAAGCGCGCCCTCTCCTgtccttttctgtcctcctacgattctcacaAGTCCCCACACCGCAGTGATGCAACGCCACAAAGAAAAAAGACtgcaaatttattatatttaaattttgtttgaaaagattataaaatatacaaatttaacaCGTGCAttaaaaaattcagagatattTTTGCGGAACGTCAACTCGGTAATAAATTACAATTTGGACATATTTGTGAGGATCCGATTGAATGGGAGCAAAGATTCGAAGAGAAGGATTTTTCAAAAAATCGTCACCGAGGAAAGGTAATGTTGCAAGGattgaattaaaattattatcttgCATAGGAATTATTCTTCGTCAAGCTCGATAGTATTACTATTCAAACTAGAAATTGTATTTGTACAGGTTAAATGGGCAAATGTAGATGGTACCTATGGCGAACACTATTGGGATATAAatcattaataaattataacagctactatcctctaacatattctacaaatttaatttttcgatATTAATCCATTCGATAATATCTCTGAAATTGCATCGGAATTAAAAAGAACTAGAACCAGCGTTACACCGGAAACAAGAGTTAACTCATTCTAGAGGGCGTTTTCTATCTTCTTGGCGCTCAATAATCTCACGTTTAATACTAAAAAAATACATTATTTACCTTTAATTAATGCAGAAAGACCTAAAAATAGAAACTgtgaaagaaacaatttttttctgtttCATTTATCTTGCAATGGAGATATTAGATGATAAATTTTGTTAAAAGCAATGGACACTGCATTCCTTCAATTAAAATCGTTAGAAAACAGTGATTCTTGATCCTCTTGTCTTTAGTAGAATATGCATTGGTGAAAAATCGAGGAAAAAGTTTAAGCAAATACAGTTATAacaccaaaaaaaaaaacaaaaaaacaagtgTATTCTTAACATTAATATAACATTCTATTTTCGTTAatgttacatttttttttattttatcggcGGAGCTTTTtttggaaaaagaaaaataattttaatacgcatttactagtaataaataattcgattgaaaatatgaacataaaatataatatattaaaaatatattatgatatattataattttaattattattatttttatattttgagaAGATGCCCGATGTAGCATGCTTAATTTCTTCTAAAAAGCTTTGGGAATTATGGATAGTGGTGCCTCCTAAAATAACTCTCACTCCGGAATTTTGTTTATTCAAATTATAGACGGTTAAGCTTTCTTCGTACGTTGTTCCTCCAATCATGAAAATAATTATATCCTGCGGTCTGAAACGATAATTTGTGTATTCGATCATTTGTTAAGTATATTTATGGACACGTTACATCGCGTCGTGTCACTAATCagcttaaacaaaatttccaaggaaattccaaaaattcaCCTTTTAGATATTATTGTATTTCCAAGATATGGAAACGTCTGTGAACTTAACTTTCCCTTTATTAAATCTTCGACCGTTTCGTACAATAACGGTGTGTGTTGAGTATATATGTTATCTATTCCGCTTAAACCTTTGAACAACTTTTTAGTTATCTTGGCTACCGATTCACgatcaaataaattattttgccTTGTATTAATTCCACTATATTGTAATATATTATGCACGTGCTGAAACAGTATCATTTGTTACTTGCGTTGAAACTTGATGTATCAAAAACTTGACCACAATTATACGTATATTAGTTCCAATATACCTTGGTGTGTTTTTCTGAAATCCCTTTACTTTTTAGTAAGTTTAATAAACCACCGATATCATTGGTCGTGTGTTTCTCATAATGAAGCGCATACAGCATTACTAATCTCACACAAtcaatttctcgaatttgatGATTATTGATTAACACTTTTAATTTTTGAAGCTACAATCAAAacaagaaacagaaaattactGCAACGTGTAGTAACGAAAAATATTATGTTTTATGTACCTGCATAGAATGATCATTTTGACAACTAAGCTCCTGCTCCAATTCTGACACTTGCAACAATTTATGATTTTCCACGAACGAGGAAAGCTCTCCAACCACTGTCACATGTTTAGCCACAGTGCCAGAAAGTTTTTTGAATAAAGGATAAGTCTCCACAAAATTTTTCATGTCAGCTATACTCTCCACCTTCTGATGGTTTTTAGCCTTCTTTTGAAATTCATCCATCAATTCTTTTATCGTTTGTCCAATTTCACCGAAATTGCAATATAAATTCTGTTCAAAACAATTGCCTTTATTTAAAACGTTCTTTTTTTACTATTATAATTACCGACGAAGAAATTGTAAACAATAGTTTGTGTCTTTTATGATCAAACTACCTTCTGTTTATTTATGTATAGCAAGATaaaaaataacagaaataaaaaattatttttcgcttatttaaaAACTATAAGGCATGATTTATtatagtgttcggccacccgtgggaaaaattttaatgggtcattctagaggccaaaataaaacgaaaatgaagaataccaatttattgatggaggcttcgttaaaaagttattaacaattaaattcaaaaatttcaaatcgttctggaaaaattattttcggttgcgggggttaattacaatcatttttggtcattagacataccctcgaaatcctacccactttcgagaaaaaaattcgagaaggtgtgaaatttttcgacgaaattaaaatatttcaaatcgttctgaaaaaaatattgttatctgtgggggtcaataacaatcatttttggtcaatagacataccctcgaaatcctacccactttcgagaaaaaaattcgagaaggtgtgagatttttcgacgaaattaaaatatttcaaatcgttctgaaaaaaatattgttagttgtggggatcaataacaatcattttttatgaatagacctacccccgaaatcttgcgcatttttgagaaaaaaaattcagtgcgagcggaactttaaacgttaataactttttaacgaagctttaatcaataaattaatattcttgattttcgtcttattttggcctctagaatctcccattaaaatttttcccacggttggtcgaacaccctgtataaagtatATTTATAAATCTCATTTTCGAAGTGTACCGGCATTTGaagagaattattattatttatttgtaattcaAAATACTCTACAACCACGGTAACTgtaaattgtattattaatgTTCAATGTTACgaatatttgtatatttttcgTGCATGAATATCGTATGCATTCTGCAATATTCATCGTGACATAAAAATCCGTAGtctgataattaatattttaaatatgataCTTACGTTTGCATAAAACTCATCGTGTTCCGCGCTAAGGACAACTTCTTTTAATTCCTTCGAGATACCTTTTACATGTGACAAATTTACACGATTATTGTTAATGGTTAGTAGTTCGTGAACCATTGCCTGGTAAGTCCATTGATTTAATAAAGGAGTAACGGGATCATCTCTCCTGTCAAGTATAAGTAGAACTGGGCTTGATTCCTGTCTAAACTCGAACGAATTCGATTCCTTACTCAATATCTCGCGTATCTTCTCTGCCAGTCTCTTCGCCATTTCGGAGCTATTTTGATAACGTATATAGGGGCATTTCTTAATTGATAATAACACGGAAATTATGCCTAAAAGGGTTCGATGCAAATGTACTGGATTCCACGATAAACCTTAATGgaagaataaaaaaaatgat
This region includes:
- the Vps45 gene encoding vacuolar protein sorting 45, which translates into the protein MNLVVALKCYITRMTEESGPGMKVLLMDKQTTSIVSLLYSQSEIFMKEVYLFERIDANIRNEGLKHLKCIVFVRPTKENIEFLCDELRCPKYGTYYIYFSNIIAKADIKLLAESDEQEVVKEVHEYYADYLAISPHLFSLGIKACSQGLSWNPVHLHRTLLGIISVLLSIKKCPYIRYQNSSEMAKRLAEKIREILSKESNSFEFRQESSPVLLILDRRDDPVTPLLNQWTYQAMVHELLTINNNRVNLSHVKGISKELKEVVLSAEHDEFYANNLYCNFGEIGQTIKELMDEFQKKAKNHQKVESIADMKNFVETYPLFKKLSGTVAKHVTVVGELSSFVENHKLLQVSELEQELSCQNDHSMQLQKLKVLINNHQIREIDCVRLVMLYALHYEKHTTNDIGGLLNLLKSKGISEKHTKHVHNILQYSGINTRQNNLFDRESVAKITKKLFKGLSGIDNIYTQHTPLLYETVEDLIKGKLSSQTFPYLGNTIISKRPQDIIIFMIGGTTYEESLTVYNLNKQNSGVRVILGGTTIHNSQSFLEEIKHATSGIFSKYKNNNN
- the LOC143348022 gene encoding uncharacterized protein LOC143348022; this translates as MLRLVTLQLVLFLFVVTSARKQMIKISPDAVEELRGKTVDEGLQGIAVQKQLFRDIFAERQLGNKLQFGHICEDPIEWEQRFEEKDFSKNRHRGKVKWANVDGTYGEHYWDINH